The proteins below come from a single Nocardiopsis gilva YIM 90087 genomic window:
- a CDS encoding adenylyltransferase/cytidyltransferase family protein translates to MSSPDPLFVRVPGLVSRWFSDPVVEVSPAVVTGVFDVLHVGHVRFLSAIRDRGLPLVVGVEDDERVRAWKGRGRPVNPDVERAEMLDALACVEGVFIISGPPETADWESYADLLRPLSPAALAFTAGDTYAEAKRRGAAALGAEAWELPLTPGRSTTAALGRLARSL, encoded by the coding sequence ATGTCGAGTCCCGATCCGCTGTTCGTGCGTGTGCCCGGACTGGTGTCGCGGTGGTTCTCCGATCCCGTCGTCGAGGTGTCGCCCGCCGTGGTGACCGGCGTCTTCGATGTTCTGCACGTCGGGCACGTGCGTTTTCTCTCGGCCATCCGCGACCGCGGCCTGCCCCTCGTGGTGGGTGTCGAGGACGACGAGCGCGTGCGCGCGTGGAAGGGGCGGGGACGACCGGTGAACCCGGATGTCGAGCGCGCCGAGATGCTCGACGCCCTCGCGTGTGTCGAAGGTGTGTTCATCATCTCCGGCCCGCCCGAGACCGCCGACTGGGAAAGCTACGCCGATCTGCTGCGCCCGCTGAGCCCGGCCGCGCTGGCGTTCACCGCCGGGGACACCTACGCCGAGGCCAAGCGGCGCGGAGCCGCGGCCCTGGGCGCCGAGGCGTGGGAGCTGCCGCTGACGCCGGGGCGGTCCACGACGGCCGCGCTCGGCCGCCTGGCGCGCTCGCTGTAG
- a CDS encoding ABC transporter ATP-binding protein, whose amino-acid sequence MTGGPPLYRTLVNDGSATRSQLPPGIVRRIVSYARPHWRTILFFLITTSFGAAIVVANPLLLKAIIDRGVAHGNSGLVTWLALAVGGLALLEAALSLTSRWLSSRIGEGVIYMLRTQVFTHVQRMPLAFFTRTQTGSLISRLNTDVVGAQRAITSVLQSVVSNLISTVAVITTMLLLSWQITLLALLLIPLFVLPAKLIGRRVAGVSRDGMDLNAEMSSLMTERFNVGGAMLVKLYGRPEEESAGFAERAGRVRDIGVTQAVFAGLLFTLLGLITALATAVVYGFGGNLVIDGAFELGTLVALTTLLARLYAPVTALSNVHVEVMTALVSFDRVFEIIDLKPMISEHHDAVDLPLGRLAVQFDGVSFRYPGAEESSLASLELTPQAETLEDTQVLSDVSFTAEPGQLVALVGPSGAGKTTLTHLVARLYDPTQGAVRIGGVDLREATTRSLREAVGVVTQDAQLFHDTVGRNLRYARPEATDEELVEAMRAAQLGRLLETLPDGLDTMVGDRGYRLSGGEKQRLAIARLLLKAPSVVVLDEATAHLDSESEAAVQQALQTALTGRTSLVIAHRLATVREADQILVLEDGRILERGTHDQLLANGGLYTALYRTQFASQEKSRA is encoded by the coding sequence ATGACGGGTGGCCCGCCTCTGTACCGGACGTTGGTCAACGACGGCAGCGCCACGAGGAGCCAGCTTCCCCCGGGCATCGTCCGCCGGATCGTCTCCTACGCCCGGCCGCACTGGCGCACGATCCTGTTCTTCCTGATCACCACCTCGTTCGGCGCGGCGATCGTGGTCGCCAACCCCCTGCTGCTCAAGGCGATCATCGACCGCGGTGTCGCGCATGGGAACTCCGGGCTCGTCACCTGGCTGGCGCTGGCCGTCGGCGGACTGGCCCTGCTGGAGGCGGCGCTGAGTCTGACGTCGCGGTGGCTGTCGTCGCGCATCGGCGAGGGCGTCATCTACATGCTGCGCACGCAGGTCTTCACGCACGTACAGCGGATGCCGCTGGCGTTCTTCACCCGCACGCAGACCGGGTCGCTGATCAGTCGGCTGAACACCGATGTGGTGGGCGCGCAGCGCGCCATCACCTCGGTGCTGCAGTCAGTGGTGTCGAACCTGATCAGCACGGTCGCCGTCATCACCACGATGCTCCTGCTCTCCTGGCAGATCACGCTGCTCGCTCTGCTGCTCATCCCCCTGTTCGTGCTGCCGGCCAAGCTCATCGGGCGCCGGGTCGCGGGGGTCTCCCGGGACGGTATGGACCTGAACGCCGAGATGAGCTCGCTGATGACCGAGCGCTTCAACGTCGGCGGCGCGATGCTGGTCAAGCTGTACGGCCGCCCCGAGGAGGAGTCCGCCGGGTTCGCCGAGCGTGCCGGGCGGGTGCGCGACATCGGGGTCACCCAGGCGGTGTTCGCGGGTCTGCTGTTCACCCTGCTCGGACTGATCACCGCGCTGGCCACGGCCGTGGTCTACGGGTTCGGCGGCAACCTGGTCATCGACGGCGCGTTCGAGTTGGGCACGCTGGTGGCCCTGACGACCCTGCTGGCGCGCCTCTACGCCCCGGTCACGGCGCTGTCGAACGTCCACGTGGAGGTCATGACCGCGCTGGTCAGCTTCGACCGGGTCTTCGAGATCATCGACCTCAAACCGATGATCTCGGAGCACCACGACGCCGTCGACCTGCCCCTGGGGCGGCTGGCCGTGCAGTTCGACGGCGTGTCGTTCCGCTACCCCGGGGCCGAGGAGTCCTCCCTGGCGTCGCTGGAGCTCACGCCGCAGGCCGAGACCCTGGAGGACACCCAGGTGCTCAGCGACGTCTCCTTCACCGCCGAACCGGGGCAGCTGGTCGCGCTGGTCGGCCCGTCGGGCGCCGGTAAGACGACCCTGACCCACCTGGTCGCGCGACTGTACGACCCGACGCAGGGAGCGGTGCGCATCGGCGGGGTGGACCTGCGCGAGGCCACGACGAGGTCGCTGCGCGAGGCCGTCGGCGTGGTCACCCAGGACGCCCAGCTCTTCCACGACACCGTGGGCCGCAACCTGCGCTACGCGCGCCCGGAGGCCACCGATGAGGAGCTGGTCGAGGCGATGCGCGCGGCCCAGCTCGGCCGGCTGCTGGAGACGCTGCCCGATGGGCTGGACACGATGGTGGGCGACCGCGGGTATCGGCTCTCGGGCGGTGAGAAGCAGCGGCTGGCCATCGCGCGGCTGCTGCTGAAGGCCCCGTCGGTGGTGGTGCTGGACGAGGCCACCGCGCACCTGGACTCGGAGTCCGAGGCGGCGGTGCAGCAGGCGCTGCAGACCGCGCTGACCGGTCGGACCTCGCTGGTGATCGCGCACCGCCTGGCGACGGTCCGCGAGGCCGACCAGATCCTGGTGCTGGAGGACGGCCGGATCCTGGAGCGCGGCACGCACGATCAGCTGCTGGCCAATGGCGGCCTGTACACGGCGCTGTACCGCACCCAGTTCGCCTCCCAGGAGAAGTCCCGCGCCTAA
- a CDS encoding TetR/AcrR family transcriptional regulator — MREVTAMGLRERKKRATRRALQRAAVQLAIERGLEHVTVDDIAAAADVSTRTFFNYFSGKEDALIGDGPPTPGEEARRVFVDGGPTGDLVDDLKVFLLAPIIDDEEALPLLEDLRQRKRLIELEPQLIPRVMATFHAMEQVVAEAVAARLGDAADDLRPQLLSTVAAAAIRFTMKRTTWSGQEGPENIRAMSDEVFDVLRRALAREDR; from the coding sequence ATGAGGGAGGTGACGGCGATGGGGCTCCGCGAGCGCAAGAAGCGCGCGACCCGCCGGGCATTGCAGCGCGCGGCGGTCCAGTTGGCGATCGAGCGCGGCCTGGAGCACGTCACCGTGGACGACATCGCCGCTGCCGCCGACGTCTCCACCCGCACGTTCTTCAACTATTTCTCCGGCAAGGAGGACGCGCTCATCGGCGATGGGCCGCCCACCCCCGGAGAGGAGGCGCGGCGGGTGTTCGTCGACGGGGGGCCCACCGGTGACCTGGTCGACGACCTCAAGGTCTTCCTCCTCGCGCCGATCATCGACGACGAGGAGGCCCTGCCCCTGCTCGAAGACCTGCGGCAGCGCAAACGCCTCATCGAGCTGGAACCCCAGCTCATCCCCCGTGTCATGGCCACGTTCCACGCGATGGAGCAGGTCGTGGCCGAGGCCGTCGCCGCCCGTCTGGGCGACGCCGCCGACGATCTGCGACCGCAGCTCCTCTCGACCGTGGCGGCGGCCGCGATCCGCTTCACGATGAAGCGGACCACCTGGTCCGGCCAGGAGGGCCCGGAGAACATCCGAGCGATGTCCGACGAGGTCTTCGACGTCCTGCGGCGTGCCTTGGCCCGCGAGGACCGCTGA
- a CDS encoding MDR family MFS transporter, translating to MTSTPAAQQPPDPTAPAADASTGPFTKKQIRWVFLGVMLTMLLGALDQTIVSTALPTIVGELNGLEHLSWVITAYMLAATIGLPIYGKAGDLFGRKVVFQFAIIVFLVGSVLCGVAQDMNQLILFRALQGIGGGGLMISAQSIIAEVVSARERGRYMGAIGGVFGFSSIAGPLLGGLFTDQLDWRWIFYINLPLGALALIVTSVVLQLPRRVGPKPKLDYLGTLLLAAASVCVVLFTSWGGSTYDWDSPQIIGLGVGAVVAAVLFVAAERRAAEPIIPLRLFRDRDFVLTALIGISVGIAMFSTVSYLPTFLQMVNGVSATVSGLLMIPMVVGMLVATIGSGRRIATTGKYRIWPIIGTGVVIAGLVLLGGMDADTPYVYNASGMLLLGLGVGMVLQNLVLIVQNTAPPQDLGTATSANNYFRQIGASFGIAVFGSIFVGRLNDRMADLPPQAAGKLPTQGGEAGISSMTPDMLQGLPDQLREFIVHAFAGALAPIFYYAVPVAVVGFVLSFFLTEKPLSTEVGTSGGGSGPEAVAAD from the coding sequence ATGACATCGACACCCGCGGCTCAACAGCCGCCCGATCCAACGGCACCGGCGGCGGACGCGTCCACCGGTCCGTTCACCAAGAAGCAGATCCGCTGGGTCTTCCTGGGCGTCATGCTGACGATGCTGCTGGGCGCCCTGGACCAGACCATCGTCTCCACCGCCCTGCCCACCATCGTGGGCGAGCTCAACGGGCTGGAGCACCTGTCCTGGGTCATCACCGCCTACATGCTGGCCGCCACGATCGGGCTGCCGATCTACGGCAAGGCGGGCGACCTGTTCGGGCGCAAGGTCGTCTTCCAGTTCGCCATCATCGTGTTCCTGGTCGGATCGGTCCTGTGCGGCGTGGCCCAGGACATGAACCAGCTCATCCTGTTCCGCGCGCTGCAGGGCATCGGCGGCGGCGGGCTGATGATCAGCGCTCAGTCGATCATCGCCGAGGTCGTCTCCGCGCGGGAGCGCGGCCGCTACATGGGCGCCATCGGCGGCGTGTTCGGGTTCTCCTCCATCGCCGGTCCGCTGCTCGGCGGGCTGTTCACCGACCAGCTCGACTGGCGCTGGATCTTCTACATCAACCTGCCGCTGGGCGCCCTAGCGCTCATCGTCACCTCGGTCGTGCTCCAGCTGCCGCGCCGCGTCGGCCCCAAACCCAAGCTCGACTACCTGGGCACGCTGCTCCTCGCGGCGGCCAGCGTCTGCGTCGTGCTGTTCACCAGCTGGGGCGGCAGCACCTACGACTGGGACAGCCCGCAGATCATCGGGCTGGGCGTCGGCGCCGTGGTCGCCGCGGTCCTGTTCGTCGCCGCGGAGCGGCGCGCCGCCGAGCCGATCATCCCGCTGCGGCTGTTCCGCGACCGCGACTTCGTGCTGACCGCACTCATCGGTATCAGCGTCGGCATCGCGATGTTCTCCACGGTCTCCTACCTGCCCACCTTCCTGCAGATGGTGAACGGGGTCAGCGCGACCGTGTCGGGCCTGCTGATGATCCCCATGGTCGTCGGCATGCTGGTCGCCACCATCGGCAGCGGGCGGAGGATCGCCACCACGGGCAAGTACAGGATCTGGCCGATCATCGGCACCGGCGTGGTCATCGCGGGCCTGGTCCTGCTCGGCGGCATGGACGCGGACACGCCCTATGTGTACAACGCGAGCGGCATGCTGCTGCTCGGCCTGGGTGTGGGCATGGTGCTGCAGAACCTGGTGCTGATCGTGCAGAACACCGCGCCGCCGCAGGACCTGGGAACGGCGACGTCGGCCAACAACTACTTCCGGCAGATCGGCGCGTCGTTCGGCATCGCGGTCTTCGGGTCGATCTTCGTCGGCCGGTTGAACGACCGGATGGCGGACCTCCCGCCGCAGGCGGCCGGGAAACTGCCGACGCAGGGCGGTGAGGCGGGCATCAGCTCGATGACCCCCGACATGCTCCAGGGCCTCCCCGACCAGCTGCGCGAGTTCATCGTGCACGCGTTCGCCGGGGCGCTGGCGCCGATCTTCTACTACGCCGTCCCGGTCGCGGTCGTCGGGTTCGTGCTGTCGTTCTTCCTGACCGAGAAGCCGCTGTCGACGGAGGTCGGGACCTCGGGCGGCGGGAGCGGACCGGAGGCCGTGGCCGCCGACTGA
- a CDS encoding antitoxin — MSGLKDAMDKLKKAASQNRDKVAKGVDTAAEAAKKKTGGKYDDKIDKAAEKGKDFVDEQAEKRDDRDR; from the coding sequence ATGTCCGGTCTCAAGGACGCCATGGACAAGCTCAAGAAGGCAGCGAGCCAGAACCGCGACAAGGTCGCGAAGGGGGTCGACACCGCTGCCGAAGCCGCCAAGAAGAAAACCGGCGGCAAGTACGACGACAAGATCGACAAGGCCGCCGAAAAGGGCAAGGACTTCGTCGACGAACAGGCCGAGAAGCGGGACGACCGCGACCGCTGA
- the mgtE gene encoding magnesium transporter: MADEIGEDLIEMIAENDLTGIRLWLAEHPPYEIADELERMDARFMIVPFRLLDKDRELEVFEELDPVHQQEILVGLRDSAFHELLEEMDPDDRARLIGEAPAKIATRALAGLSTAERKMTAALLGYPEESVGRYMTPETVILHRDLTVGRALEVVRAKGADAETVYVLPVVDDGRRLAGMVQLSDLVVSDDESLVKDIVDVFVPRVSATEPAEGAARLMQEANLVAMPVVDSEERFVGLLTFDDALELIEAADSEDIARQSAASPVAGHYVSVTVARLARARVVWLLLLIVASTLTVTVLSHFEATLAQVTALALFIPMLTGTGGNVGSQSATAIVRALAVGEVRVRDLPGVAWKECRVGFLLGSALALIALTVGWLVVPGGVAVAVAISVIAVCTWAAIIGSTMPLIARRVGVDPAVVSAPLVTTLVDATGLLIYFSVAQMILGL; this comes from the coding sequence ATGGCTGACGAGATCGGCGAAGACCTCATCGAGATGATCGCCGAAAACGACCTGACCGGCATTCGACTCTGGTTGGCCGAGCATCCGCCCTACGAGATCGCCGACGAGCTGGAGCGGATGGACGCCCGCTTCATGATCGTGCCGTTCCGGCTGCTCGACAAGGACCGGGAACTGGAGGTCTTCGAGGAGCTCGACCCCGTCCACCAGCAGGAGATCCTGGTCGGCCTGCGCGACTCCGCGTTCCACGAGCTCCTGGAGGAGATGGACCCCGACGACCGGGCGCGGCTCATCGGCGAGGCCCCGGCCAAGATCGCCACCCGGGCGCTGGCAGGGCTCAGCACGGCGGAGCGCAAGATGACCGCCGCGCTGCTCGGCTACCCCGAGGAGTCGGTCGGCCGGTACATGACGCCGGAGACGGTCATCCTGCACCGCGACCTCACCGTGGGACGCGCTCTGGAGGTGGTGCGGGCCAAGGGCGCCGACGCCGAGACCGTCTACGTCTTGCCCGTGGTCGACGACGGGCGCCGTCTGGCCGGGATGGTGCAGCTCAGCGACCTCGTCGTGAGCGACGACGAGAGCCTGGTCAAGGACATCGTGGACGTCTTCGTGCCGCGTGTGAGCGCCACCGAGCCCGCGGAGGGCGCCGCGCGTCTGATGCAGGAGGCCAACCTCGTCGCCATGCCGGTGGTCGACTCCGAGGAGCGCTTCGTCGGCCTGCTCACCTTCGACGACGCCCTGGAGCTGATCGAGGCCGCCGACTCCGAGGACATCGCCCGCCAGTCCGCGGCCAGCCCCGTCGCCGGACACTACGTGTCGGTCACGGTGGCGCGCCTGGCGCGTGCCCGGGTGGTGTGGCTGCTGCTGCTCATCGTCGCCTCCACGCTCACCGTCACCGTCCTGAGCCACTTCGAGGCGACCCTGGCGCAGGTGACCGCGCTGGCCCTGTTCATCCCCATGCTGACCGGAACCGGGGGCAACGTCGGCTCCCAGTCGGCGACCGCGATCGTGCGCGCCCTGGCTGTCGGCGAGGTGCGCGTCCGCGACCTGCCCGGAGTGGCCTGGAAGGAGTGCCGGGTCGGGTTCCTGCTCGGCTCCGCGCTGGCCCTCATCGCGCTGACCGTCGGCTGGCTGGTGGTGCCTGGAGGGGTCGCGGTCGCGGTGGCGATCTCGGTCATCGCCGTGTGTACCTGGGCGGCGATCATCGGGAGCACGATGCCGCTGATCGCGCGGCGTGTGGGGGTGGACCCCGCGGTGGTCTCGGCCCCGCTGGTCACGACGCTGGTGGACGCCACCGGGCTGCTCATCTACTTCTCCGTGGCCCAGATGATCCTCGGCCTGTGA
- a CDS encoding PP2C family protein-serine/threonine phosphatase — MTIPMSVRVARQVRSLGQRAVAFLRRKVLFRYRLVLITLVALAVGIGVGAVWGPPGWFPPSAVILTVLAGGLLLKRKSLAFLLVVVAAVLLFTGFALDFGHVGPGLLVTIGVTAVLAYLLSGVRERLGMQGLSGEKMLLELRDRLRDQGRLPDLPKAWGATAILRQAGGSSFGGDFVVSMRHGDRLEIAVVDVSGKGVDAGTRALLLSGAFSGLLSAVPSSEFLTHCNDHLTRTALGEGFVTAVHLSLDLVTGDYLITSAGHPPAVQFDRGTGAWSATEAKGVVLGVIPGMTYAPVAGRLRPGDAIMLYTDGLIETPGEDLDSGVERLLGVSSRLVAAGFGTGAEEVVDTLSEGKNDDIALVVIWRS, encoded by the coding sequence ATGACCATCCCCATGTCGGTCCGGGTGGCACGGCAGGTTCGTTCGCTGGGGCAGCGCGCGGTCGCGTTTCTCCGGCGCAAGGTGCTGTTCCGCTACCGGTTGGTGCTCATCACCCTGGTGGCGCTCGCCGTCGGCATCGGGGTCGGCGCGGTCTGGGGGCCGCCCGGATGGTTCCCGCCGAGCGCGGTGATCCTCACCGTGCTGGCCGGCGGCCTGCTCCTCAAGCGCAAGAGCCTGGCGTTCCTCCTCGTCGTGGTCGCCGCCGTGCTGCTGTTCACCGGGTTCGCCCTGGACTTCGGGCACGTGGGGCCGGGGCTGCTGGTGACCATCGGGGTCACCGCCGTACTGGCCTATCTGCTGTCGGGCGTGCGCGAGCGGCTCGGGATGCAGGGGCTCAGCGGCGAGAAGATGCTGCTGGAGCTGCGCGACCGCCTGCGCGACCAGGGGCGGCTGCCCGACCTGCCCAAGGCGTGGGGCGCCACCGCCATCCTCCGGCAAGCCGGCGGGTCCTCGTTCGGGGGCGACTTCGTCGTCTCCATGCGCCACGGCGACCGGCTGGAGATCGCCGTGGTCGACGTCTCCGGCAAGGGCGTGGACGCCGGGACGCGCGCCCTCCTGCTCTCGGGCGCGTTCAGCGGCCTCCTCAGTGCCGTCCCCAGCAGCGAGTTCCTCACCCACTGCAACGATCACCTGACCCGCACCGCACTGGGCGAGGGCTTCGTCACCGCCGTCCACCTCAGCCTCGACCTCGTCACCGGCGACTACCTCATCACGTCGGCCGGACACCCGCCCGCGGTCCAGTTCGACCGCGGCACCGGTGCGTGGTCGGCCACCGAGGCCAAGGGGGTCGTCCTCGGCGTTATCCCGGGGATGACCTACGCACCCGTCGCGGGGCGGCTGCGGCCGGGCGACGCCATCATGCTCTACACCGACGGCCTCATCGAGACCCCCGGTGAGGACCTCGACTCGGGGGTCGAACGCCTGCTGGGCGTGTCGAGCCGCCTGGTCGCCGCCGGTTTCGGCACCGGGGCTGAGGAGGTTGTGGACACGCTCAGCGAGGGCAAGAACGACGACATCGCCCTCGTGGTGATCTGGCGGTCCTGA
- a CDS encoding GNAT family N-acetyltransferase, with amino-acid sequence MSHSRSEASHPASSSASPAGSDWPTRAIAPDELPTFHRVLGEAMLFGDITETRSEAYGGIMEFDRSLCAFDGSQMVGASTTHSLEMTLPGGPRPVAGVSAVGVWPSHRRRGVLSAIMRRQLADTRERGENVAALFASEGAIYGRFGYGPASRAYAVTVRTHEVDLRPDIPRDPALRLRLSTPGAAGKELATVHRTAAAQRVGEFQRDERWWKAILADEPERRGGASAYRCAIAEDDAGPLGYVVYRITGQWTDHGTPDGRIDVAELVATAPAAYALLWEYLLTRDLVTTVSAELVAPDDPLLHLVTDPQRIHRQVTNGLWIRLVDVAAALEQRSYAAPVDVVLEVSDASAPWNAGRWRLTADTEAARCTGTDAEPDIRLDVCWLGAAYLGGTTLGTYRTAGLITEETPGAVDRLDTALSRSEQPFCGEIF; translated from the coding sequence ATGTCGCACTCTCGCTCTGAGGCTTCTCACCCCGCGTCGTCTTCCGCTTCTCCGGCCGGGTCGGACTGGCCCACCCGGGCCATCGCCCCCGACGAACTCCCGACGTTCCACCGCGTCCTCGGCGAGGCCATGCTCTTCGGTGACATCACCGAGACCAGGAGCGAGGCCTACGGCGGCATCATGGAGTTCGACCGCAGCCTGTGCGCCTTCGACGGCTCCCAGATGGTCGGCGCCAGCACCACCCACTCCCTGGAGATGACGCTGCCGGGCGGTCCGCGACCGGTCGCCGGCGTCTCCGCGGTCGGCGTGTGGCCCTCCCACCGGCGCCGTGGTGTCCTCAGCGCGATCATGCGCCGCCAGCTGGCCGACACCCGCGAGCGCGGCGAGAACGTGGCCGCCCTCTTCGCCAGCGAGGGGGCGATCTACGGGCGGTTCGGCTATGGCCCGGCCTCACGGGCGTACGCGGTCACCGTCCGCACCCACGAGGTGGACCTGCGCCCCGACATTCCGCGCGACCCCGCCCTGCGCCTGCGGCTGTCCACCCCCGGAGCGGCCGGCAAGGAACTGGCGACCGTGCACCGCACCGCCGCAGCCCAGCGGGTCGGGGAGTTCCAGCGCGACGAGCGCTGGTGGAAGGCGATCCTGGCGGACGAGCCCGAACGGCGCGGCGGTGCCAGCGCCTACCGGTGCGCGATCGCCGAGGACGACGCGGGCCCGCTCGGTTACGTCGTGTACCGCATCACCGGCCAGTGGACCGACCACGGCACGCCCGACGGGCGGATCGATGTCGCGGAACTCGTCGCGACGGCACCGGCGGCCTACGCCCTGCTCTGGGAGTACCTGCTCACCCGGGACCTGGTGACGACGGTCAGCGCCGAGCTGGTCGCGCCGGACGATCCGCTGCTGCACCTGGTGACCGACCCGCAGCGCATCCACCGGCAGGTGACCAACGGACTGTGGATCCGGCTGGTCGACGTGGCCGCCGCCCTGGAGCAGCGCTCCTACGCCGCACCGGTGGACGTCGTCCTGGAGGTGAGCGACGCCTCCGCCCCGTGGAACGCCGGACGGTGGCGGCTGACGGCGGACACCGAGGCCGCCCGGTGTACGGGGACCGACGCCGAACCCGACATCCGGCTGGACGTCTGCTGGCTCGGCGCCGCCTACCTCGGCGGGACCACCTTGGGGACCTACCGCACGGCCGGACTCATCACCGAGGAGACCCCGGGCGCCGTGGACCGTCTCGACACCGCGCTCAGCCGGTCCGAACAGCCGTTCTGCGGGGAGATCTTCTAG
- a CDS encoding ribose-5-phosphate isomerase — MRVYLGSDHAGFELKEHLVSWLKERGHEVVDAGPAVYDAVDDYPPFVLRAAEGVAADPGSLGIVIGGSGNGEQIAANKVTGVRAALAWSEDTATLAREHNDANVISIGARMHSQDEATRLVELFLATPYSGEERHTRRITMLSGYERTGELPPLP, encoded by the coding sequence GTGCGTGTATACCTTGGATCCGATCATGCAGGCTTCGAACTCAAAGAGCACCTCGTCTCCTGGCTGAAAGAGCGGGGACACGAGGTCGTGGACGCCGGCCCGGCCGTCTACGACGCGGTGGACGACTACCCGCCGTTCGTGCTGCGCGCCGCCGAGGGCGTCGCGGCCGACCCGGGCTCCCTGGGCATCGTCATCGGCGGCTCCGGCAACGGCGAACAGATCGCCGCGAACAAGGTCACGGGCGTCCGCGCCGCGCTGGCCTGGAGTGAGGACACGGCCACGCTGGCGCGCGAGCACAATGACGCCAATGTGATCAGCATCGGCGCCCGGATGCACTCGCAGGACGAGGCCACCCGCCTCGTCGAGCTCTTCCTGGCCACGCCCTACAGCGGGGAAGAGCGCCACACCCGCCGCATCACCATGCTCTCTGGGTACGAGCGGACCGGCGAGCTGCCGCCGCTGCCGTAG
- a CDS encoding aldehyde dehydrogenase family protein, with the protein MRSLYLNGAWTGSASSESVDVVNPATEDVIASVPAGHPADVDQAVAAATDAFGPWAALPVAERRAHLARALDLLKKRADDLAALIVTDLGAPLTLASRVHTGVPLVMFETFLDVADEVGERYFTGEKVGTSLVVREPIGVVGAITPWNYPLLQVVLKVVPALLAGNTLVLKPSEVAPLSASFLAEAFDDSGLPPGVFNLVSGTGPVVGEAIAAHPGIDMVSFTGSTRAGTRVGELAAATVKKVALELGGKSPNVILPDADLGAAVKRGVADVMRNSGQSCDALTRMVVPRSRYEEAVRLAAEATEKYVPGDPLDAGTRLGPLVSAAQRRRVRDYIRVGVQEGARLVTGGAEPPEGIERGYYVRPTIFADVRNDMRIAREEIFGPVLALIPYDSEEEAVQIANDTDYGLAAAVWAADAERGLAVARRLRAGQVEVNGGGFNPRAPFGGYKRSGVGREWGLHGLEEFCEVKAIQL; encoded by the coding sequence ATGCGATCCCTGTACCTCAACGGCGCCTGGACCGGATCGGCCTCCTCCGAGTCCGTCGACGTCGTCAACCCCGCGACCGAAGACGTCATCGCCTCGGTCCCGGCCGGGCACCCCGCCGATGTCGACCAGGCCGTGGCCGCGGCCACCGACGCCTTCGGCCCCTGGGCCGCACTCCCCGTCGCCGAGCGCCGCGCCCACCTCGCCCGCGCCCTGGACCTGCTCAAGAAGCGCGCCGACGACCTCGCCGCCCTCATCGTGACCGACCTGGGCGCCCCGCTGACGCTGGCCTCCCGCGTGCACACCGGGGTGCCGCTGGTGATGTTCGAGACCTTCCTCGACGTCGCCGACGAGGTGGGCGAGCGCTACTTCACCGGAGAGAAGGTCGGCACCTCGCTGGTCGTCCGCGAACCGATCGGTGTGGTCGGCGCCATCACCCCGTGGAACTACCCCCTGCTCCAGGTCGTGCTCAAGGTGGTCCCCGCGCTGCTGGCCGGGAACACCCTCGTGCTCAAGCCGAGCGAGGTCGCCCCGCTCAGCGCCTCCTTCCTCGCCGAGGCGTTCGACGACTCCGGACTGCCGCCCGGCGTGTTCAACCTCGTCTCCGGCACCGGCCCGGTCGTCGGGGAGGCGATCGCCGCCCACCCCGGCATCGACATGGTCTCCTTCACCGGATCCACCCGCGCCGGGACCCGGGTGGGCGAGCTGGCCGCCGCGACCGTCAAGAAGGTCGCGCTGGAACTCGGCGGGAAGTCCCCCAACGTGATCCTGCCCGACGCCGACCTGGGCGCCGCCGTCAAGCGGGGCGTCGCCGACGTCATGCGCAACAGCGGGCAGAGCTGCGACGCCCTCACCCGCATGGTCGTCCCCCGTTCCCGCTACGAAGAGGCGGTGCGGCTGGCGGCCGAGGCCACCGAGAAGTACGTCCCCGGCGACCCCCTCGACGCGGGCACCCGGCTCGGGCCGCTGGTCTCCGCGGCGCAGCGCAGGCGTGTCCGCGACTACATCAGGGTCGGCGTGCAGGAGGGCGCGCGGCTGGTCACCGGTGGGGCCGAGCCCCCGGAGGGCATCGAGCGCGGCTACTACGTGCGGCCGACGATCTTCGCCGATGTGCGCAACGACATGCGCATCGCCCGCGAGGAGATCTTCGGCCCGGTCCTCGCGCTGATCCCCTACGACTCGGAGGAGGAGGCCGTGCAGATCGCCAACGACACCGACTACGGGCTCGCGGCCGCGGTGTGGGCCGCCGACGCCGAGCGCGGGCTGGCGGTCGCGCGGCGGCTGCGCGCCGGGCAGGTCGAGGTGAACGGCGGCGGCTTCAACCCGCGCGCGCCCTTCGGCGGCTACAAGCGGTCCGGTGTCGGACGGGAGTGGGGACTCCACGGCCTGGAGGAGTTCTGCGAGGTCAAGGCCATCCAGCTGTAG